The Rickettsia endosymbiont of Gonocerus acuteangulatus nucleotide sequence TTCTTCTATATATGAATATCGAATATAAAAAATTTTTAAATGAATCTATGCTGGAATTTGTAAAAAAGGTTTTGGCAAGGATTCAGCATGAAAATTTATATTGGGATCAATTGATATATATATCATATAAGACCGATCATCCGGCTGTCATTTTGCCTTTAAAAGTTAGACAAGCATACCCAAAAGAAATAACGATAGTACTTCAGAATCAATTTGAGAATATAGTAGTAAAAGATACCGGATTTTCTGTAATGTTGAGTTTTAGCGGTATTAAGGAAACAATCTATATACCATTTGATGCTCTTATTAGTTTTGTTGATTCAAGCAATAGTTATAGTTTTACTTTTAATCAGCAATTAAATATCCAAAATAATAATACAGCTGAAATATTGAAAATAGAAAAGCAAATTTTGGAAGAAGAAAATAATGATAAAATTGATGAAGCTTTATTGTCAAAAAATGTTATCATGCTAGATAAATTCCGTAACTCTTCTAAGTCTAAACCTATTAAACCTAGTTAAAATATTGAAAGAAGATATATCGAAAGTAGTTATATATACCGATGGTGCATGTTCTGGCAATCCAGGTCCAGGAGGGTGGGGAGCGTTACTTCAATTTAATGAGGTTAATAAGGAAATATTTGGACATGAGCTTGAGACTACTAATAACCGTATGGAAATTACAGCAGCTCTTGAAGCACTAAAAATTCTAAAAAAACCTTGTCATGTGGAAATTTATACTGATAGTAAGTATTTACAACAAGGTATTACCGTTTGGATCCATAATTGGATAAAAAACAACTGGTGTAAAAGCAACAATGAACCTGTTAAAAATGCTGATTTATGGCAAAATTTGTACGAAGAATTAAGCAAACATACTATCATTTGGAAATGGGTAAAAGGACATGCAAGTAATAGCGGTAATATTGCTGCTGATAAACTTGCAGTACAAGGAAGACAAACTGCTATAGAAATTTTAAAATGTCGTGGATAAATAAGTTTTTTATTACTTTTTTTCATAAAAAAGTAGGAGAAGATGAGTTACTAAACCAATATTACGAAAGTAAGAAGCTTGACTATTTAGGACGTCCTAAAAGATTTGTTATCTATAAAAATGCTAATGAA carries:
- a CDS encoding ClpXP protease specificity-enhancing factor SspB, which codes for MNIEYKKFLNESMLEFVKKVLARIQHENLYWDQLIYISYKTDHPAVILPLKVRQAYPKEITIVLQNQFENIVVKDTGFSVMLSFSGIKETIYIPFDALISFVDSSNSYSFTFNQQLNIQNNNTAEILKIEKQILEEENNDKIDEALLSKNVIMLDKFRNSSKSKPIKPS
- the rnhA gene encoding ribonuclease HI produces the protein MKEDISKVVIYTDGACSGNPGPGGWGALLQFNEVNKEIFGHELETTNNRMEITAALEALKILKKPCHVEIYTDSKYLQQGITVWIHNWIKNNWCKSNNEPVKNADLWQNLYEELSKHTIIWKWVKGHASNSGNIAADKLAVQGRQTAIEILKCRG